One Hemitrygon akajei chromosome 21, sHemAka1.3, whole genome shotgun sequence genomic region harbors:
- the foxb1a gene encoding forkhead box protein B1a, giving the protein MMPRPGRNTYSDQKPPYSYISLTAMAIQSSPDKMLPLSEIYKFIMDRFPYYRENTQRWQNSLRHNLSFNDCFIKIPRRPDQPGKGSFWALHPNCGDMFENGSFLRRRKRFKVMKADHLAVSKQSDATHYLQQQAKLRLSALAVSGTHLPQIPSYSMGVSQSTSFKHPFAIENIIAREYKNVMSSGLAFSAVQPMQAGYPMHSVGSPIGTAWPHMYSTSVMDTAPPLSVPSNDYSAYGVPIKPLCHGGQTLPAIPVPIKPSPATVPALPALPAPISAILSNSPATLSPTSPQIGNGQRSPSPSPGDTLTSAGTALQSVAVH; this is encoded by the coding sequence ATGATGCCTCGTCCAGGCAGAAACACGTACAGCGACCAGAAACCTCCCTACTCGTACATCTCCTTGACCGCTATGGCCATCCAGAGCTCCCCGGACAAAATGCTCCCCCTGAGCGAGATCTACAAATTCATCATGGATCGTTTCCCTTACTACCGAGAGAACACGCAGAGGTGGCAGAATTCGCTCAGACACAACCTTTCCTTCAATGACTGTTTCATTAAGATCCCTCGTAGGCCGGACCAGCCGGGTAAGGGCAGTTTCTGGGCATTGCACCCCAACTGCGGGGATATGTTCGAGAACGGCAGCTTCCTGAGGCGCCGCAAACGCTTCAAGGTGATGAAAGCGGACCACTTGGCGGTGAGCAAGCAGTCGGACGCAACGCACTACCTCCAGCAGCAGGCGAAGCTGCGGCTCAGCGCGCTGGCCGTGTCCGGGACTCACCTGCCGCAGATACCCAGCTACAGCATGGGCGTTTCTCAGAGCACGAGCTTCAAACACCCCTTCGCCATCGAGAACATCATCGCCAGAGAGTACAAAAACGTGATGTCGAGCGGACTGGCTTTCTCGGCGGTGCAGCCCATGCAGGCCGGCTACCCCATGCATTCAGTCGGGAGTCCCATCGGTACAGCCTGGCCCCACATGTACAGTACCAGTGTGATGGACACGGCGCCGCCGCTCTCCGTGCCCAGCAACGACTATAGCGCCTACGGCGTACCCATTAAACCCCTGTGCCACGGCGGACAGACTTTGCCGGCCATACCGGTGCCGATTAAACCCTCCCCGGCCACCGTGCCTGCCTTGCCGGCTTTACCTGCGCCGATCTCGGCCATCCTGTCCAACAGTCCTGCCACGCTGAGTCCTACCTCTCCGCAGATCGGTAACGGCCAGAGGAGCCCGAGCCCGAGCCCCGGCGATACGTTAACGAGCGCCGGCACCGCTCTGCAGTCGGTGGCCGTGCACTGA